The DNA sequence TTCATCTCGTAGTTCAACAAACTGAAATATCATCAATGCAAAACTTCATGAAGTCTGTTTCAACCAGATACTCTCAGTATTTTAATAAACGTTACGATAGAATTGGGCCTTTGTTCCAGGGAAGATATAAGGCTGCACTTATTACGGATGATCACTATCTACTTCACCTTTCCCGTTACATCCACCTTAACCCCCTCGGAATGGTAAAGAGTTTGGAATCCGCATATTCATCATATTCTAATTATCTTGGAACACGAAACACTTCATGGATTAATCCGAATATCGTTCTTGAGTTTTTCAACAAAAATAAGGATGTCCAATTTAAAAACAACCTGACTTATAAAAGCTTTGTCGAAGATATAAAAATCAATAGTAAAAAAGCTTTGGGGAAGAAAGCAATTGATTGGTGATCTAACGATTCGGATTGCGAAGCTTACTCTTTAATGGCATATTGCGTAATCAAACTCAACA is a window from the Candidatus Woesebacteria bacterium genome containing:
- a CDS encoding transposase — its product is MPSPNILKTYVKGGYYHIYNRGVAKQHIFLDSKDYHVFLSYLKDALIKPIPKSFKKIEVSFKGQTFKGIPRPVNNYFDKISLVCYCLMPNHFHLVVQQTEISSMQNFMKSVSTRYSQYFNKRYDRIGPLFQGRYKAALITDDHYLLHLSRYIHLNPLGMVKSLESAYSSYSNYLGTRNTSWINPNIVLEFFNKNKDVQFKNNLTYKSFVEDIKINSKKALGKKAIDW